The stretch of DNA TGGCCGGCGAATGGGTGGGCGCCTACGCGCTCAGCGAGGCCGGCTCCGGTTCCGACGCGTTCGGGCTGGCGACCCGGGCGACCAGGAACGGAAGCTGCTGGAGGCTTGAAGGCCGCAAGCTGTGGATCACCAACGGCGCCGAAGCCGAGCTGTACGTGATCTTCGCCACCGTGGATCCGGCAAAGGGCTATAAGGGCATAACGGCGTTCATCGTGGAGCGCTCCTTCAAGGGCTTCAGTGTCGGCAAGAAGGAGGACAAGCTCGGCATCCGCGCCTCCTCGACTACGGAACTGATCCTCGACGCCGTCGAGGTGCCTGAGGAAAACGTGCTGGGCGAGGTGGGCCAGGGCTACAAGGTCTCGATCGAGACGCTGAACGAGGGCCGCATCGGGATCGGCGCCCAGATGATCGGCGTGTGTCAGGGCGCGCTGGATGCGGCCACGAAGTACGTGAAGGAGCGCAGGCAGTTCGGCAAGCCGCTGGCCGAGTTCCAGGCCGTCCAGTTTCAGTTGGCCCAGGCCGCCACCGAGCTGGAGGCGGCGCGGCTCATGGTCTACAATGCCGCGCGCCTCAAGGACGCGGGCCAGCCGTTCACCGCGCAGGCCGCGATGGCCAAACTGTTCAGCAGCCAGGTTGCCGAGCGGGTCACGTCGGTATGCCTCGAGTTATTCGGCGGCTACGGCTATACCAAAGAATACCCGGTGGAGAAATACTACCGCGACGCGAAGATCGGCACGATTTACGAGGGGACCAGCAACATGCAGCTTCAGACCATCGCGAAGCTGCTCCTCAAATAGCGATTCGCCTCACGTCTCGACGGCGGCCTGGAGCCGCGGCGGGCCCGCCGCGAGGATGTCGGCGCAGGCGCTTCCGGGCCGCGGTGGGCTGATCAGGAACCCCTGCACGAAATCGCAGCCCTGCTCGCGCAGCAGCCGCAGCTGCTCGGCCGTCTCGACCCCCTCGGCCACGACCGCCATTCCCAGAGTGTGCGCCAGCGTGATGACAGCCGTGCACACGGCGGCGGCGTCCTTCTGCCCGATGTCCCGCACGAAGGTGCGGTCCAACTTCAGCGTGTCGATCGGGAAGGTTCTCAGATAGGCAAGCGAGCTATATCCGGTGCCAAAGTCGT from Nevskiales bacterium encodes:
- a CDS encoding acyl-CoA dehydrogenase, which translates into the protein MTQPLTILSEEESMFQRAVRDFAEERVRPLVHQMDRDAQLDPSLIPAVFELGLMGIEIPEQYGGAGGSFTMAALAVEALSQVDASTAILVDVQNTLVNNCLLRWASDEQKQRYLPKLAGEWVGAYALSEAGSGSDAFGLATRATRNGSCWRLEGRKLWITNGAEAELYVIFATVDPAKGYKGITAFIVERSFKGFSVGKKEDKLGIRASSTTELILDAVEVPEENVLGEVGQGYKVSIETLNEGRIGIGAQMIGVCQGALDAATKYVKERRQFGKPLAEFQAVQFQLAQAATELEAARLMVYNAARLKDAGQPFTAQAAMAKLFSSQVAERVTSVCLELFGGYGYTKEYPVEKYYRDAKIGTIYEGTSNMQLQTIAKLLLK